One genomic segment of Blastopirellula marina includes these proteins:
- a CDS encoding ABC transporter substrate-binding protein: MKRMLLGCLLLVAVAWMVGCQKKDDTYHTGPRDNDPNARTDVKLALNWFPEAEHGGFYAAQLNGYFAEEGLNVEIIPGGPGSPVIQQVARGSVEFGVATADQIPLGRAQGANVTATFAAIDQSPRCFLVHEESGIESLEQLKNVTLAMNSGRAFSEYLKKHVPLENVRIVPYDGSIAAFLRDKNFAQQGYEFSEPFLAKQEGANVRVLPIRAIGYNPYASLLFTSDKLKKDHPELVAKMTRACRKGWQAYLREPLETNEHLQSLNPELTPGVLEFGVKAIVPLTTVEDGSFGQMQLDRWKTLVEQLVEVGLIEKDAVKPEDCFFEAS, encoded by the coding sequence ATGAAACGCATGCTGCTAGGTTGTCTGCTGCTGGTCGCCGTCGCTTGGATGGTTGGCTGCCAGAAAAAGGACGACACGTACCACACCGGTCCGAGAGATAACGACCCCAACGCACGCACCGATGTGAAGCTGGCATTGAATTGGTTTCCCGAGGCGGAGCATGGTGGCTTCTACGCGGCGCAGCTCAACGGTTATTTCGCCGAGGAAGGTCTCAACGTCGAGATCATCCCAGGCGGCCCTGGCTCGCCGGTGATTCAGCAGGTGGCTCGCGGCAGCGTCGAGTTCGGCGTCGCCACGGCCGATCAAATTCCACTTGGCCGAGCCCAGGGGGCGAACGTGACGGCTACGTTTGCTGCGATCGATCAAAGTCCGCGTTGCTTCCTGGTGCATGAAGAGTCAGGCATCGAATCGCTCGAGCAACTCAAAAACGTCACCCTGGCCATGAACAGCGGTCGGGCCTTCTCTGAGTACCTCAAGAAGCATGTCCCGCTGGAAAACGTACGTATCGTGCCGTACGACGGCAGCATTGCCGCGTTCCTGCGAGACAAGAACTTCGCTCAGCAAGGGTACGAATTCAGCGAGCCGTTTCTGGCCAAGCAGGAAGGAGCGAACGTTCGCGTTCTGCCCATTCGGGCGATCGGTTACAACCCATACGCCAGCTTGCTGTTCACTTCCGACAAGCTGAAAAAAGATCACCCGGAGCTGGTCGCCAAGATGACACGAGCTTGCCGCAAAGGATGGCAGGCCTATCTCCGCGAGCCGCTGGAAACGAACGAGCATCTGCAGTCCCTCAATCCCGAGCTTACCCCCGGCGTACTTGAATTCGGTGTCAAGGCGATCGTCCCGCTGACGACGGTCGAGGACGGAAGCTTCGGACAGATGCAACTCGATCGCTGGAAGACGCTTGTCGAACAGCTGGTTGAAGTCGGACTGATTGAGAAAGACGCCGTGAAACCGGAAGACTGTTTTTTCGAGGCATCATGA